From the Pediococcus acidilactici genome, the window AACCCTAGGTTGGCATTTTAAGTTAACCAATTCGGAAATGCTTTTTTTGTACGGTTTTTTATTAAATCAAGAGTACTTAGACTACGTTGGCGTGCCAAAAGCGGCATTCAATTACCAACTAATTAACCAAATCACGGACGATTTTTTGACCTGGCTAAAGACTTTTAATGTATTAGTAGAATTTCCTGCAGAAGTCGAACAAGCCTTAAGAAGGGACCTTACCAACGTTAACTTGAAACTATTCTCTTATTACGCGGAGTTACTAGATGCCACTTATAAAAAATCGGTGCATACTTTACAAGAAAATTATCCCACGTTCGATATTTTAATCCGCCGATTTTGGCAAAATCTTGCTAAGCAACCGGAAGTCCAGGCGTACCACCTTAACAAATATAACCTGTATTATGGGTACATGCTAGCTTTGGTCAATAACATCCCTCCCAAGTACAGTCGTGACCGCGTGCGCGTGGTAATTGATTTTTCGAGGGGAAGTTTATATTCTCAGTACGTGGATAATACATTAAAATCCCTGTATGGAAAAAACGTAATTTTAACCAACCATCTAGAGCCAAAGTCGGATCTTTTCTTATCCGACACGTACTCTTATAAGATTAAAATCCCCCAACTGATTTGGAAGTCCTTTCCGACGGTATCCGATTGGACCAACCTAATTACCATTATCAAAGAAATCCGTTCAACCAAAGCTAATCAATTTTTTAAATAACCAGCAAAAAGGTCGCCAGAAAATCTGACGACCTTTTTATGATAAATAAAAGAATTTTACATGTTTTATGTCTTTGTTAACTGCTTATTAACCAACATTTTCAGGCATTCCTAGTCAATTTTCAAGATTTCTTGCACGTTGCTAGGCACTTTATCTTTGCTGACTTCGTTAGGTCCCTTGACCACCCGTTTTTTCGAAATATCTGCCTTTACGGTTGCGTTAGGTGTAAACGGTTTAACCTTTTCTCCCGTTAATTCATAATCTAACGTACGCTTTTCGCCATTTTTTAAAACAAACTCAAATTTATAGTCGTAAGCATGCACACCAGATATTTTCTTGCCGCTGTCGTCGGTAGCTTGTTTTTTAGCTGGAACCTCACTCGGCACCACTGCGTACGCTGTTTCCGCTTGATAATTGTCCTGATAGTACTTCCACCCAAAAATAATCACCACTGCCGCAACTAAAATCGCTAAAACTCGCCCTGCATCTCTCATTTATATTCTCCTATCTAGTAAGCCGTTATCAAACGTCTAATATTTGTAAGAAATGATACCATTTTTCGATTTATCATTACAAAAATAATGACCTACGTTGTCCAAAGTGTTCCGGCGAATAAAATCTTTTTCTAGCATAAAAAAAGACGACCCCTGCGGATCGTCCCTATTTAAAATATAAATAACTAAAAATTGCTAATTCTTACGGCTTTGAAGGAACCAAGATACAACGGCTACTAGTACTACAGCTCCGATGATCGAAGGAATCAGTGCCATTCCAGCTAAGGATGGTCCCCAAGTTCCTAGTAAACTTTGGCCTAACCAAGCACCTACTAAACCAGCAACGATGTTACCAATCCAACCAGCTGGTAAATCACGGCTAGTAAGCGCACCAGCAATTGCACCAATAATAGCTCCTACAATTAATGTCCAAATAATTCCCATTATTACGCCCCCCTTCATTGCACTAATAGTAACAAATGTTCATTTTATATACAAATAATATGCACTGTACCCAACTTTTGTAAAAAATCACCCGTCAAAGTAACCACAATAGTTTGCCGCTGCAATAGTGTTGCACGACCAATAATTTCACATAAAGATGGAATCATTAGCAAAAATTCCTTTGTGCTGTATAATTTTTATTAGGCAAGAAAGGAAATTACGATGAATAAAGCAAGAGTTGAAGCATTTACTGACGCAGTCTTAGCAATAATTTTAACAATTATGATTTTAGAACTTAAAGTGCCCAATTCTAACCAACTGAGTGCTATTTTAAGCGAACTGCCATATCTCTTTTCATATACCGTTGGTTATCTACTTATTGGAGTTGCGTGGTACAGCCACCAC encodes:
- a CDS encoding YxeA family protein, which translates into the protein MRDAGRVLAILVAAVVIIFGWKYYQDNYQAETAYAVVPSEVPAKKQATDDSGKKISGVHAYDYKFEFVLKNGEKRTLDYELTGEKVKPFTPNATVKADISKKRVVKGPNEVSKDKVPSNVQEILKID
- a CDS encoding GlsB/YeaQ/YmgE family stress response membrane protein, whose translation is MGIIWTLIVGAIIGAIAGALTSRDLPAGWIGNIVAGLVGAWLGQSLLGTWGPSLAGMALIPSIIGAVVLVAVVSWFLQSRKN